One window of Macrococcus sp. 19Msa1099 genomic DNA carries:
- a CDS encoding DHA2 family efflux MFS transporter permease subunit, with product MTSMIILYSLFSLLTFFVVNRVMLKRKRKAQHRSIQKQDKKVYEPMSNAQVKPTTAPKINESHIQDEKMKQEIDVNRPVHEQVKKPEALVTFGKGITLAKIITALMAGMFVAILNQTLINVALPVMINDFSISTSTAQWLTTGFMLVNGILVPVSAYLIQKFTYRQLFMFAMIAFTIGSVICAISTNFPVMMTGRVIQAVGAGILMPLGTNVFMTVFPPEKRGAAMGMMGIAFILAPAIGPTLTGWVIQNYHWNVMFYVMSVVGILAIIIGFFWFKIYQPISNPKLDVPGVVFSSLGFGSLLYGFSEAGNKGWDSATVITMMIIGLLFVALFVYREISMKAPMMDLRALKYTGFSFTLLINVIVTMSLFGGMLLLPVYLQSIRGFSPLDSGLLLLPGSLLMGLMGPISGRLLDKFGIKPIAIFGLFIMTYATWELTKLSMDTSYSTILGIYVLRSFGMSFIMMPIMTAGMNALPQRMIPHGNAISNTVRQLAGSIGTAVLVTIMTQQTTAHVGDISNTMDKTHPEIAGQFAEIGRSVGSQEAGGQLVMGYLQKVATINGINDAFWVATALSALAFILSFFLKGKEHYRAEEL from the coding sequence ATGACCTCGATGATTATTTTATACAGCTTATTTTCTTTGCTGACATTCTTCGTCGTTAATAGAGTAATGCTTAAAAGAAAGCGCAAAGCTCAGCATCGTTCTATTCAAAAACAAGATAAAAAAGTATATGAACCAATGTCAAACGCACAAGTTAAACCTACAACTGCACCGAAAATAAATGAATCACATATACAAGATGAGAAAATGAAACAGGAAATAGATGTCAATCGTCCTGTACATGAACAGGTGAAAAAGCCTGAAGCACTTGTAACGTTCGGTAAAGGTATCACTTTGGCGAAGATTATTACTGCGCTCATGGCGGGGATGTTCGTTGCAATATTAAATCAAACGTTAATAAACGTGGCACTCCCTGTTATGATTAATGACTTCAGTATTTCTACTTCAACTGCACAATGGTTAACAACAGGGTTTATGCTTGTAAACGGGATTCTCGTTCCTGTCAGTGCTTATTTGATTCAGAAGTTTACGTATCGTCAGCTCTTTATGTTTGCGATGATTGCATTTACAATAGGTTCTGTTATCTGTGCCATAAGTACGAACTTCCCTGTAATGATGACAGGTCGTGTAATTCAGGCGGTTGGAGCAGGAATCTTGATGCCACTTGGAACAAACGTATTTATGACAGTCTTCCCGCCTGAGAAACGCGGAGCTGCAATGGGAATGATGGGGATCGCCTTCATTCTTGCACCTGCAATTGGACCGACATTAACGGGTTGGGTTATTCAGAACTATCATTGGAATGTGATGTTCTATGTGATGTCTGTTGTAGGAATACTCGCAATTATTATCGGTTTCTTCTGGTTCAAAATCTATCAACCGATAAGTAATCCTAAGCTAGATGTCCCTGGTGTCGTATTTAGTTCACTAGGATTTGGTAGTTTGCTTTATGGCTTTTCTGAAGCGGGGAATAAAGGCTGGGATTCAGCAACTGTAATTACAATGATGATCATTGGACTCTTATTCGTTGCATTATTTGTTTATCGAGAAATTTCTATGAAAGCTCCGATGATGGATTTACGTGCGTTAAAGTATACAGGGTTTTCATTTACATTGCTGATCAATGTAATTGTAACGATGAGTTTATTCGGAGGTATGTTACTTCTGCCTGTATATCTTCAGTCTATTCGAGGTTTTTCTCCTTTAGATTCAGGATTACTACTATTACCTGGCTCGCTACTCATGGGACTCATGGGACCTATATCGGGTCGTCTGCTTGATAAATTTGGAATTAAGCCGATTGCGATATTTGGATTATTTATTATGACGTATGCAACATGGGAACTCACAAAATTGAGCATGGACACTTCTTATTCAACGATATTAGGTATTTATGTACTGCGTTCTTTCGGTATGAGCTTTATTATGATGCCCATTATGACTGCAGGTATGAACGCATTACCACAAAGAATGATTCCGCATGGCAACGCCATCAGTAACACGGTACGTCAGCTTGCAGGGTCTATCGGTACTGCTGTACTGGTTACGATTATGACACAACAGACCACAGCACATGTCGGTGATATTTCGAATACAATGGATAAGACGCATCCAGAAATTGCAGGACAGTTTGCTGAGATTGGTCGCAGTGTCGGATCACAAGAAGCGGGTGGTCAACTTGTAATGGGATATCTTCAGAAGGTCGCAACAATCAATGGTATTAACGATGCCTTCTGGGTAGCGACAGCGCTAAGTGCACTGGCATTTATACTGTCCTTCTTCTTAAAAGGAAAAGAACATTATCGTGCTGAAGAGCTTTGA
- a CDS encoding SDR family oxidoreductase, whose translation MNKYEKIDKEIKGYTQPEQPGIEKEMDPKPIAEDDKYKGSDKLRGKVALITGGDSGIGRAVAICYAKEGADIAIGYYNEHEDAKDTVARLESLGVKAKAYAFDLKSEEQCNQLIADVTSEFGSLNILVNNGGVQYPQESLLDISSDQIKETFETNIFGMMYVTKAALPHLSKGDAIVNTSSVTAYRGSKTLIDYSATKGAITSFTRSLSQNIAEEGIRVNAVAPGPIYTPLIPATFPAEKVEKHGQETALERRGQPSEIAPAYVFLASDDASYITGETIHINGGDYISG comes from the coding sequence ATGAACAAATATGAAAAGATCGATAAAGAAATTAAAGGTTATACACAACCCGAACAGCCTGGTATCGAAAAAGAAATGGATCCAAAACCGATTGCAGAAGATGATAAATATAAAGGATCAGATAAATTAAGAGGGAAAGTCGCGCTTATTACCGGTGGTGACTCAGGTATAGGTCGTGCTGTAGCCATATGTTATGCAAAAGAAGGTGCAGACATTGCGATTGGGTACTATAACGAACATGAAGACGCCAAAGATACAGTCGCACGTCTAGAATCACTTGGCGTTAAAGCAAAGGCCTATGCTTTCGATCTTAAATCAGAAGAACAATGTAATCAATTAATCGCAGATGTTACATCGGAATTCGGAAGTTTAAATATTCTTGTGAATAATGGAGGCGTACAGTATCCACAAGAAAGTTTACTTGATATTTCTAGTGATCAGATTAAAGAAACATTCGAAACGAATATATTCGGTATGATGTATGTTACTAAAGCTGCACTACCGCATCTTTCTAAAGGTGATGCCATTGTTAATACGAGCAGTGTGACTGCTTATAGAGGTTCTAAAACATTAATTGATTACTCTGCTACTAAAGGTGCGATTACATCATTTACACGTTCACTCTCACAAAACATAGCAGAAGAAGGCATTAGAGTAAATGCTGTTGCACCAGGACCAATCTATACACCGCTCATTCCTGCAACGTTTCCTGCTGAAAAGGTAGAGAAACATGGACAGGAAACCGCCCTCGAACGTCGCGGGCAACCAAGCGAGATTGCACCGGCATATGTATTCCTTGCTAGTGACGATGCATCTTATATCACTGGTGAAACAATTCATATCAATGGTGGAGACTACATTTCAGGTTAA
- a CDS encoding TatD family hydrolase: MMIDAHIHINQYSDKDIQDIMSQNIQCVAVATDLKSCYRLLALKNENIHIALGYHPEQRIDKNEVEEILRLIDTHHHEIVAIGEVGLPQYLMRQDQSIKLQPYIDILEAFMNKARAHQLPVILHAVYDDARIVMELLREYQIQKAHFHWFKADKDVLEEVLNSDYMVSVTPDILWNVKTRRVAQAFPLHRLMIETDGPWPHEGFEAKEIKSQLSAIIKELELFYPRAENIESIMTYNTKAFYRI, encoded by the coding sequence ATGATGATAGATGCACATATTCATATCAATCAGTATAGCGATAAAGATATTCAAGATATCATGTCGCAAAATATACAATGTGTTGCCGTTGCAACAGACTTGAAGAGTTGCTATCGACTACTTGCACTTAAGAATGAAAATATTCATATTGCTTTAGGGTATCATCCTGAGCAGCGCATTGATAAAAATGAAGTAGAAGAAATTCTTCGCTTAATCGATACGCATCATCATGAGATTGTGGCAATCGGTGAAGTGGGCTTGCCGCAATATTTAATGCGTCAGGATCAATCGATAAAATTGCAGCCGTATATTGATATATTGGAAGCATTCATGAATAAAGCGAGAGCCCATCAACTCCCTGTCATACTCCATGCTGTCTATGACGATGCGAGAATAGTGATGGAACTCTTAAGAGAATATCAAATTCAAAAAGCACATTTTCATTGGTTTAAAGCAGATAAAGATGTATTGGAAGAGGTTTTAAATAGTGATTACATGGTCAGTGTAACGCCTGATATTCTATGGAATGTAAAGACCAGAAGAGTAGCCCAGGCTTTCCCGCTCCATCGACTCATGATAGAAACGGATGGTCCGTGGCCGCACGAAGGGTTTGAAGCAAAAGAGATTAAATCGCAGCTTTCTGCTATAATAAAGGAGCTAGAGCTGTTTTATCCGAGGGCAGAAAACATAGAATCTATTATGACGTATAACACGAAAGCTTTCTATCGAATTTAA
- a CDS encoding HlyD family efflux transporter periplasmic adaptor subunit translates to MKKLVMINILTLIILAVLGVVAFHFYDEATNYVKTDNAKIDGEQVSIASPVAGKLVSFNKTVGDKLSKDDKLGTVAGAGQDGNPTKVDITMPQDGTIVKKQATENGFVGAGTPIAYAYDMNQLFVTANIKETELDGVKKGQDVDVYVDGYKDTTLSGKVEQIGLATASSFSLLPSSNGNANYTKVTQVVPVKIELSKGKSLDILPGMNVTVRIHKN, encoded by the coding sequence ATGAAAAAATTAGTAATGATCAATATTTTAACTTTAATCATCTTAGCAGTGCTTGGCGTAGTCGCTTTTCACTTCTATGATGAAGCAACAAACTATGTAAAGACGGACAATGCGAAGATTGACGGAGAGCAAGTCTCTATTGCAAGTCCAGTTGCAGGTAAACTAGTTTCATTCAATAAAACGGTAGGCGACAAATTATCTAAGGATGACAAACTTGGTACTGTAGCAGGCGCTGGTCAAGACGGTAACCCAACTAAGGTTGATATTACGATGCCACAGGATGGCACGATTGTGAAGAAGCAAGCAACAGAAAATGGATTTGTAGGTGCTGGTACTCCGATTGCCTATGCTTACGATATGAATCAATTATTCGTTACTGCAAACATTAAAGAAACTGAACTTGACGGTGTTAAAAAGGGTCAGGATGTCGATGTATATGTCGATGGATATAAAGATACGACTTTATCTGGGAAAGTTGAACAAATTGGTTTAGCAACAGCATCTAGCTTTAGTCTATTACCTTCATCAAATGGTAATGCAAACTATACGAAGGTAACGCAAGTTGTTCCAGTTAAGATTGAACTTTCAAAAGGAAAATCGTTAGACATTTTACCAGGAATGAATGTAACTGTACGCATTCATAAAAACTAA
- a CDS encoding LysR family transcriptional regulator has protein sequence MKIDDYRLLVALDEEETLRKAAETLYISQPAVSQRLKTIENDWGTEIFIRTKKKLIVTTHGEAIINHARKMLKEETNLKEMIHSSEGVVNGNLSIGVSSLIGQTVLPAVLERFVHEYPNVKIQLQVGSSTRIMNNRHDFHVSVIRGTKIMNLHNERLMQEKHYFIYPKGKKDVLDTLPMIEFQADPVYLKEIEQWYTELFNKEYAPQIKTDQIATCKALLLSGVGMTVLPEIVAEDIDRKEFEVKLVEAHGQELLRETYISYENDILSLPQVSAFIALLKEVVNGL, from the coding sequence ATGAAAATAGATGATTACAGATTACTTGTAGCTTTGGATGAGGAAGAGACGCTTCGTAAAGCTGCTGAAACTTTATATATTTCTCAGCCCGCAGTCAGTCAGCGACTCAAGACCATCGAGAACGACTGGGGCACGGAAATTTTTATTAGAACGAAGAAGAAGCTGATTGTCACAACACACGGCGAAGCGATTATTAATCACGCACGTAAGATGCTGAAAGAAGAGACAAATCTTAAAGAAATGATTCATTCTTCTGAAGGTGTGGTGAACGGGAACCTGTCAATTGGTGTATCCTCGCTGATTGGACAGACAGTACTACCGGCTGTACTTGAACGTTTTGTACATGAGTATCCTAATGTGAAGATTCAGTTGCAGGTTGGTTCCAGTACACGCATTATGAATAATCGTCATGACTTCCACGTGTCCGTTATACGTGGAACAAAGATAATGAACCTCCATAATGAACGACTGATGCAAGAAAAGCATTATTTTATTTATCCGAAGGGTAAGAAGGATGTATTAGATACATTACCGATGATTGAATTTCAGGCAGATCCGGTCTATTTGAAAGAGATAGAACAATGGTACACTGAGTTATTCAACAAAGAATATGCACCACAGATAAAGACAGATCAGATAGCGACGTGTAAGGCACTCCTATTAAGTGGGGTAGGGATGACTGTACTTCCTGAAATTGTAGCAGAAGATATTGATCGTAAAGAGTTTGAAGTTAAGCTTGTCGAGGCACATGGACAGGAATTATTAAGGGAGACATACATATCCTATGAGAATGATATATTGAGCCTCCCTCAGGTGAGTGCGTTTATCGCATTATTAAAAGAAGTCGTCAACGGCTTATGA
- a CDS encoding DUF402 domain-containing protein → MKTKYIDKRSWRRLLKKHYKEIRVSDEWFDGIIGEIEMIKVKSPLEIKVIDQSIVVADNGFRWLQILPKDKHYSITVMYDAQDKPLQYYFDINDENIVEMGEARTHDLYLDVLVLPDGRYELVDEADVKRALKKQVITQAQYELAYKTAQEVMDEVKDNFICFEQLASKCKAEIKTERT, encoded by the coding sequence ATGAAGACAAAGTACATTGATAAAAGAAGTTGGCGTCGTCTCTTAAAGAAACATTATAAGGAAATTCGTGTCAGTGATGAGTGGTTTGATGGGATAATCGGTGAGATTGAGATGATAAAGGTAAAGTCACCGCTAGAAATTAAGGTTATCGATCAAAGCATTGTAGTAGCTGACAACGGGTTTCGCTGGTTGCAAATCTTACCGAAAGATAAGCACTATAGCATTACTGTAATGTATGATGCACAAGATAAGCCGCTACAGTATTACTTCGATATTAATGATGAGAATATTGTGGAAATGGGTGAGGCAAGAACCCATGATCTCTATCTTGATGTACTTGTATTACCTGACGGACGCTATGAACTAGTAGATGAGGCAGATGTGAAACGTGCACTGAAAAAGCAGGTTATTACGCAGGCGCAATATGAACTTGCCTATAAGACTGCTCAAGAAGTGATGGATGAAGTGAAAGACAACTTCATATGTTTTGAACAGCTCGCAAGCAAGTGTAAAGCCGAAATTAAAACGGAAAGGACATAG